A DNA window from Barnesiella intestinihominis YIT 11860 contains the following coding sequences:
- the clpX gene encoding ATP-dependent Clp protease ATP-binding subunit ClpX: MAKGEKCSFCGRGENEVRLLMPGRDGCICDECAEQAYLLSEEYLHKKKKASSKWTVSREDLPKPEEIKTFLDQYVIGQDDAKRYLSVSVYNHYKRVLQVADNDDVEIEKSNIIMVGPTGTGKTLLAKTIARLLKVPFTIVDATVLTEAGYVGEDIESILTRLLQVADYDVEAAERGIVFIDEIDKIARKSDNPSITRDVSGEGVQQGLLKLLEGSIVNVPPQGGRKHPEQKMIPVNTKNILYICGGAFDGIERKIAMRLNTHVVGYNGGGSNGRIDRENLLQYIAPQDLKSFGLIPEIIGRLPILTYLQPLDKAALRRILVEPKNSIIKQYIKLFEMDGVKLSFDEDMLDYVVEKAVEFKLGARGLRSIVETIMMDAMYETPSSTKKKLHITRSYAEKKLEKAKLLAV, from the coding sequence ATGGCTAAGGGCGAAAAGTGTAGTTTTTGCGGAAGAGGAGAAAATGAGGTAAGATTATTAATGCCGGGGCGTGACGGTTGCATTTGCGACGAGTGTGCCGAGCAAGCCTATCTCCTTTCCGAAGAATATTTGCATAAAAAGAAAAAAGCGAGTTCCAAATGGACCGTATCCCGAGAGGATTTACCTAAACCGGAAGAGATAAAAACATTTCTCGATCAGTATGTTATCGGGCAGGACGATGCCAAGCGTTATTTGTCGGTTTCGGTCTATAACCATTATAAACGTGTTTTGCAGGTAGCCGATAATGATGATGTTGAGATTGAGAAATCGAATATTATTATGGTCGGCCCTACCGGAACCGGAAAGACCTTATTGGCGAAGACGATTGCTCGTTTATTGAAAGTTCCGTTTACGATTGTCGATGCTACTGTCTTGACCGAGGCCGGTTATGTGGGCGAGGATATCGAAAGCATTTTGACCCGTTTGCTGCAAGTTGCCGATTATGATGTCGAGGCGGCTGAGCGAGGTATTGTGTTTATCGACGAGATCGACAAAATTGCTCGTAAAAGCGATAATCCTTCGATTACCCGTGATGTCAGCGGTGAGGGCGTACAGCAAGGTTTGTTGAAATTATTGGAGGGTTCTATCGTAAATGTTCCGCCGCAAGGCGGGCGTAAACACCCCGAGCAGAAAATGATACCAGTGAATACAAAGAATATTTTGTATATTTGTGGCGGGGCTTTTGACGGAATAGAACGTAAAATCGCCATGAGGTTGAACACCCATGTCGTAGGTTATAATGGAGGTGGTAGCAATGGTCGTATAGATCGGGAAAATCTGTTACAGTATATTGCGCCCCAAGATTTGAAATCGTTTGGTCTTATTCCTGAAATTATAGGACGATTGCCCATTTTAACCTATTTGCAACCTTTGGACAAGGCCGCGCTACGGAGAATTCTGGTAGAGCCTAAGAATTCGATTATCAAACAATATATCAAACTTTTCGAAATGGACGGAGTGAAACTTTCGTTTGATGAGGATATGCTTGATTATGTTGTCGAAAAGGCCGTAGAGTTCAAGTTGGGAGCCCGAGGATTGCGCTCTATTGTCGAAACGATTATGATGGATGCTATGTATGAAACGCCTTCTTCGACAAAAAAGAAATTGCATATAACACGTAGCTATGCAGAAAAGAAGTTAGAAAAAGCAAAACTATTGGCAGTATAA
- the recQ gene encoding DNA helicase RecQ, translating to MAKEVNLTEELKRNFGFDTFKGNQEAIIRNLLAGNDTFVLMPTGGGKSLCYQLPSLILDGTAIVISPLIALMKNQVDAMRNFSAEDGVAHFINSSLNKTAIDQVKTDILSGKTKLLYVAPESLTKEENIDFLKQVNVSFYAVDEAHCISEWGHDFRPEYRRIRPIINEIGVRPVIALTATATPKVQHDIQKNLGMLEATVFKSSFNRPNLYYEVRPKTANIDKDIIKYIKSQEGKSGIIYCLSRKKVEELAELLQVNGIRALPYHAGMDSATRTQNQDAFLLEKIDVIVATIAFGMGIDKPDVRYVIHYDIPKSLEGYYQETGRAGRDGGEGQCITFYINKDLQKLEKFMQGKPIAEQEIGKQLLLETAAYAESSLCRRKILLHYFGEEYEEDNCGNCDNCLNPKKQVEAKDQLCAVLETIIALKEKFKAEYVIDVLLGKETSQILSYQHEDLEVFGSGQGEDERTWNAVIRQALIAGYIGKDIENYGLLKVTKAGHAFLKNPVSFKIVKDVDFDEVEEEVPMKGGASCAVDPELYSILKDLRKKIAKRLELPPYVIFQDPSLEAMATTYPITIEELQNIPGVGAGKAKRYGEEFVKVIKAHVEENEIERPEDLRVRTVANKSKLKVSIIQAIDRKIALDELAESKGLEFGELLDEIEAIVYSGTKINIDYFLHEIMDDEHIDDIFDYFKESESDSLEDAIEEFGMEYSEEEIRLIRIKFLSEMGN from the coding sequence ATGGCAAAAGAAGTAAATTTGACTGAGGAACTGAAAAGGAATTTCGGATTCGATACATTTAAGGGAAATCAGGAAGCGATTATCAGAAATTTGCTTGCCGGGAATGATACATTTGTATTGATGCCTACCGGAGGAGGGAAGTCGCTTTGTTATCAATTGCCGTCGTTGATTCTTGACGGTACTGCGATAGTTATTTCGCCTTTGATTGCATTGATGAAGAATCAGGTCGATGCTATGCGGAATTTCAGTGCCGAAGATGGTGTCGCTCATTTCATAAACTCCTCTTTGAACAAAACTGCGATAGACCAAGTAAAAACCGATATTTTATCGGGGAAAACCAAATTGTTATATGTTGCTCCTGAATCCTTGACGAAGGAAGAAAATATTGATTTTCTTAAACAGGTGAATGTGTCGTTTTATGCGGTAGATGAAGCCCATTGTATTTCGGAATGGGGACATGATTTCCGTCCTGAATATCGACGTATCCGACCTATTATTAATGAGATTGGTGTACGTCCTGTAATAGCTCTTACCGCGACTGCGACTCCGAAAGTCCAGCATGATATACAGAAGAATCTGGGCATGTTGGAAGCTACTGTATTTAAGTCGTCGTTTAATCGTCCTAATCTTTATTATGAGGTTCGCCCGAAAACAGCGAATATCGATAAAGACATTATTAAATATATAAAATCGCAGGAGGGTAAATCGGGTATAATCTATTGTTTGAGTCGAAAGAAAGTAGAAGAACTGGCAGAATTGTTACAGGTAAACGGAATTCGTGCGCTGCCATATCATGCCGGAATGGACTCTGCGACTAGGACTCAGAATCAAGATGCATTCTTGTTGGAGAAAATAGATGTTATCGTTGCCACGATAGCCTTTGGTATGGGGATTGATAAGCCCGATGTCAGGTATGTCATACATTACGATATACCCAAAAGTCTGGAAGGCTATTATCAAGAGACGGGACGAGCCGGTCGAGATGGAGGAGAAGGTCAGTGTATAACTTTTTATATCAATAAAGATTTACAGAAACTCGAAAAATTCATGCAGGGAAAACCCATTGCCGAGCAAGAGATTGGTAAACAGCTTTTGTTAGAAACTGCTGCTTATGCCGAATCTTCTCTTTGTCGTCGCAAGATTTTACTGCATTATTTTGGAGAAGAGTATGAGGAAGATAATTGTGGAAATTGTGATAATTGCCTAAATCCTAAAAAGCAAGTGGAAGCAAAAGATCAACTTTGTGCGGTTCTTGAAACTATTATTGCACTGAAAGAAAAATTTAAAGCCGAATATGTGATAGATGTCTTGTTAGGTAAAGAAACGAGCCAAATACTTTCGTATCAACATGAAGATTTAGAGGTGTTTGGAAGCGGACAGGGTGAAGATGAGCGCACGTGGAACGCCGTCATTCGACAAGCATTGATAGCCGGCTACATAGGTAAAGATATTGAGAATTATGGACTATTGAAGGTAACGAAGGCTGGGCATGCGTTTTTGAAGAATCCGGTTTCGTTTAAGATTGTCAAAGATGTCGATTTTGACGAGGTGGAGGAAGAAGTGCCCATGAAAGGTGGAGCTTCTTGTGCGGTCGATCCCGAGTTATATTCTATTTTGAAAGATTTGCGAAAGAAAATCGCTAAACGATTGGAACTTCCTCCGTATGTGATTTTTCAAGACCCTTCATTAGAAGCTATGGCGACAACCTATCCGATTACAATTGAGGAGTTACAAAATATTCCGGGGGTAGGAGCAGGTAAAGCGAAACGTTACGGAGAAGAATTCGTTAAAGTCATCAAAGCTCATGTGGAAGAAAATGAAATTGAGCGTCCCGAAGATTTAAGGGTGCGTACGGTTGCCAATAAGTCGAAATTGAAAGTATCCATTATTCAGGCCATCGACAGGAAAATTGCACTTGATGAATTGGCCGAGTCGAAGGGCCTTGAATTTGGAGAGTTGCTCGATGAGATAGAGGCGATTGTTTATTCGGGAACGAAAATCAATATCGACTATTTCCTGCACGAGATTATGGACGACGAGCATATCGACGATATTTTTGACTACTTCAAGGAGAGTGAAAGCGATAGTCTCGAAGATGCCATTGAGGAGTTTGGTATGGAGTATAGCGAAGAAGAAATTCGTTTGATACGTATCAAGTTCCTTTCAGAGATGGGAAATTAA
- the guaB gene encoding IMP dehydrogenase — MSFVAEKVVMDGLTFDDVLLIPAYSEVLPRNVELSTQFSRNIRLNIPLVSAAMDTVTEAQLAIAIAREGGIGVIHKNMSIEAQARQVHAVKRAENGMIYDPVTIKCGSTVREALSMMSEYHIGGIPVVDDKNLLVGIVTNRDLRFERDLERLVDEVMTKDNLVTTSQSTDLQQAADILQRHKIEKLPVVDKDGHLVGLVTYKDITKAKDKPFACKDKLGRLRVAAGVGVTADSMTRVDALVEAGVDAVVIDTAHGHSKGVIGVLKDIKAKYPDIDVVVGNIATGEAAKFLVEAGADGVKVGIGPGSICTTRVIAGVGVPQLSAVYDVAKALKGTGVPLIADGGIRYSGDIVKALAAGAYSVMLGGMLAGVEESPGETIIFNGRKYKSYRGMGSLEAMEKGSKDRYFQANETDTKKLVPEGIAARVPFKGSLYEVVYQMVGGLRAGMGYCGAKDIEALHDAKFTRITNAGVAESHPHDVSITSEAPNYSRG, encoded by the coding sequence ATGTCATTTGTTGCAGAAAAAGTGGTGATGGACGGATTAACTTTTGACGATGTTTTGTTAATCCCCGCTTACTCCGAAGTCCTTCCTCGTAATGTCGAGTTGTCGACGCAGTTTTCACGCAATATCCGATTAAATATTCCATTAGTTTCGGCAGCCATGGATACGGTAACCGAGGCGCAATTGGCTATTGCTATCGCTCGTGAAGGAGGAATTGGAGTCATTCATAAAAATATGAGTATCGAGGCTCAGGCCCGTCAAGTTCATGCTGTTAAACGAGCTGAGAATGGAATGATTTATGACCCTGTGACAATCAAGTGTGGGTCGACGGTGCGCGAAGCGTTGTCTATGATGAGTGAATACCATATAGGAGGGATTCCCGTAGTGGACGATAAAAATCTTTTGGTGGGTATTGTAACGAATCGGGACTTGCGTTTTGAACGCGATTTGGAAAGATTGGTAGACGAGGTAATGACCAAAGACAATTTAGTGACGACTTCACAATCCACCGATTTGCAACAGGCTGCGGATATTCTTCAAAGGCACAAGATAGAGAAGCTCCCGGTTGTCGATAAAGACGGCCATTTGGTAGGGTTGGTTACTTATAAGGATATAACGAAAGCCAAAGATAAACCGTTTGCTTGTAAAGATAAATTAGGTCGGCTGCGTGTGGCTGCGGGGGTCGGTGTTACGGCCGATTCGATGACTCGTGTGGATGCGTTGGTAGAAGCCGGAGTCGATGCTGTCGTTATAGATACGGCGCATGGACATTCTAAGGGCGTAATCGGTGTATTGAAAGATATAAAAGCAAAATATCCCGATATCGATGTCGTTGTGGGAAATATTGCGACGGGTGAAGCTGCTAAATTTTTGGTGGAAGCCGGAGCCGACGGAGTGAAAGTAGGTATAGGTCCCGGTTCCATTTGTACGACCCGGGTGATTGCCGGTGTCGGGGTTCCTCAATTATCTGCCGTTTATGACGTGGCGAAAGCATTGAAAGGAACAGGTGTGCCATTGATTGCCGATGGTGGAATTCGTTATTCGGGTGATATTGTAAAAGCATTGGCTGCTGGGGCTTACTCGGTTATGTTGGGCGGTATGCTGGCTGGTGTTGAAGAATCGCCGGGAGAAACGATCATATTCAATGGACGTAAGTATAAGTCATATCGGGGTATGGGATCTCTCGAAGCGATGGAGAAAGGTTCGAAAGACCGTTATTTCCAAGCTAATGAGACTGATACTAAAAAATTGGTTCCCGAGGGAATTGCGGCTCGTGTTCCCTTTAAAGGATCTTTATATGAAGTGGTTTATCAGATGGTCGGCGGTTTGCGTGCCGGAATGGGATATTGTGGAGCTAAGGATATAGAGGCTTTACATGATGCTAAGTTTACTCGTATTACCAATGCTGGTGTAGCCGAAAGTCACCCTCATGATGTGTCGATAACCAGCGAGGCTCCGAATTATAGTAGAGGATAA
- a CDS encoding peptidylprolyl isomerase translates to MKNKWLLAALLAGNSWFGGWATDVDPVIMRVNNKDIHKSEFEYIYNKNSQQQIDHKSLDEYVTLFKNYKLKVAEAEAMGIDTTSAFKNELAGYREELAKPYLIDASVDDRLAHEAYDRMKEDVEVSHILIGLNARIPEDRAEAKKKAESVLAKIKAGEDFGMLAEKFSEDGSRQNKGYLGFIRGGRTVYPFEKAAFALQAGEVSDIVETQFGYHIIKVHSRRPNPGEFLFSHIMILVPRGASDEVKAQKESEIRAIYEELKSGADFATMAKERSEDKASAVRGGELPWVSSGQFVKEFEDAAFALKNKGDITEPVLSPYGWHIIKLMDRRDIKPFEQMRSEITRMMARDERGSMARNAMVAKLKNDYGFSLEESQQAKLMKLAGDLGKVDSSYIAAIHNDQSVLFSFENHSYTVADFASFLSKGRDVTVNAPDYVSTMIGYMADMEILDFEKAHLEDKYPDFRNLMNEYRDGMLLFEISNREVWEKASKDTEGLQKFFKKNRKKYKWDKPHYKGFLIQCCDAATADGIKNRIKELDDDSVIVVLNREFNTDSLTRVKVERGLFVEGDNEKIDELVFKGAPVKADEKLPIAFVSGKLLKKMPEAYTDVRGQVTADYQTYLEKVWVKKLNKKYPVEIYEDVLKTVNRP, encoded by the coding sequence ATGAAAAACAAATGGCTCTTAGCGGCTTTGCTTGCCGGAAATTCTTGGTTTGGAGGGTGGGCTACCGATGTCGACCCTGTTATTATGAGAGTGAATAATAAAGATATTCACAAATCGGAATTTGAGTATATCTATAATAAGAACAGCCAGCAACAAATCGATCATAAATCTCTCGATGAATACGTTACACTATTTAAGAACTACAAGTTGAAAGTTGCCGAGGCCGAAGCTATGGGGATTGATACGACTTCGGCATTTAAAAATGAATTGGCGGGGTATAGAGAAGAGTTGGCTAAACCCTATTTGATCGATGCTTCTGTTGATGACCGTTTGGCACATGAGGCTTATGACCGAATGAAAGAAGATGTGGAGGTAAGCCATATTCTCATAGGATTGAATGCTCGGATTCCTGAGGACCGAGCCGAGGCAAAGAAAAAAGCCGAATCGGTATTGGCTAAAATCAAGGCGGGTGAAGACTTTGGAATGTTGGCAGAGAAATTCAGTGAAGACGGATCGAGGCAGAATAAGGGATATTTAGGATTTATTAGAGGCGGACGTACGGTTTATCCTTTTGAAAAGGCTGCTTTCGCATTACAAGCGGGAGAAGTTTCCGATATAGTGGAAACCCAGTTCGGATATCACATTATAAAAGTACATAGTCGTCGTCCCAATCCGGGAGAGTTTCTATTTTCCCATATCATGATATTGGTGCCTCGTGGTGCTTCTGATGAAGTAAAAGCGCAGAAAGAATCCGAGATACGAGCCATTTATGAAGAATTGAAGTCGGGAGCCGATTTTGCTACGATGGCAAAGGAGCGGTCGGAGGATAAGGCTTCTGCCGTACGAGGTGGAGAATTACCGTGGGTGAGTAGTGGACAATTCGTAAAAGAGTTCGAGGATGCTGCATTTGCTCTTAAAAATAAAGGAGATATTACAGAGCCTGTATTATCTCCCTATGGTTGGCATATCATTAAGTTAATGGACCGGCGGGATATTAAGCCATTTGAACAAATGCGCTCGGAGATTACGCGAATGATGGCACGAGACGAAAGAGGTAGCATGGCTCGTAATGCGATGGTGGCTAAATTGAAAAATGATTATGGCTTTTCTTTGGAAGAATCGCAGCAGGCGAAGTTGATGAAATTGGCTGGCGATTTAGGTAAAGTCGATTCTTCTTATATAGCGGCTATTCATAATGACCAAAGTGTTTTATTCTCATTTGAGAACCATTCATATACAGTGGCCGATTTTGCCTCGTTTTTGTCCAAAGGCCGTGATGTGACGGTCAATGCACCCGATTATGTTTCGACTATGATTGGTTATATGGCCGATATGGAAATATTAGATTTCGAGAAGGCTCATTTGGAAGATAAGTATCCCGATTTTCGCAATTTGATGAATGAATATCGAGACGGCATGTTGCTGTTTGAAATTAGCAATAGGGAAGTTTGGGAAAAAGCATCGAAAGATACCGAGGGCTTGCAGAAGTTTTTCAAGAAAAATAGGAAAAAATACAAATGGGATAAACCTCATTATAAAGGATTTTTGATTCAATGCTGTGATGCGGCTACCGCCGATGGCATAAAGAACCGGATTAAAGAACTCGATGACGATTCTGTAATCGTCGTGTTGAATCGAGAGTTCAATACCGACTCTTTAACAAGAGTAAAAGTGGAACGAGGTTTGTTTGTTGAGGGAGATAATGAAAAAATTGACGAATTGGTATTTAAGGGAGCTCCGGTGAAAGCCGATGAGAAGTTGCCGATAGCTTTTGTGTCTGGTAAACTATTGAAGAAAATGCCGGAAGCGTATACCGATGTGAGAGGACAAGTGACGGCCGATTACCAAACTTACCTTGAAAAAGTTTGGGTGAAGAAACTCAATAAAAAATATCCGGTAGAAATCTATGAAGATGTCCTAAAAACAGTTAATAGGCCGTAG
- a CDS encoding peptidyl-prolyl cis-trans isomerase: MYKVSIIVLCAAFSACLFTACRSGLQSDENSLVQVGDEILSRQELADAMPEGLSRADSTDFADKYIRRWICDVLLYRMAQKNIPDIERIDALVEKYRRDLVIFEYRKRLVNERVTKSFDEQEMLDYYERNSEMFRLHEAILKGLFLKVPENTPNLGQLKKWYCSTNPDGVEKIEKYALKNAVIYDYFYDKWILFEEIVNNIPYEFGDAESFLKTHHKLEFNKNGYWYLLNITEYRLPGEEMPYDFARAQIQEILTNSNRLNFDRELEENLYRDAEKSGDIKWLYKGEKSIEKESIK; the protein is encoded by the coding sequence ATGTATAAAGTCTCGATAATAGTATTATGCGCAGCATTTTCGGCATGCCTTTTTACGGCATGCCGAAGTGGGTTACAGAGCGATGAAAATTCATTGGTACAAGTGGGCGATGAAATACTATCGCGTCAAGAGCTTGCCGATGCCATGCCAGAGGGACTTTCGCGCGCTGATAGTACCGATTTTGCCGACAAGTATATCCGTCGATGGATTTGTGATGTATTATTATATCGAATGGCACAAAAGAATATTCCCGATATAGAACGTATTGATGCATTGGTTGAGAAATACCGACGAGATTTAGTCATATTCGAATATCGTAAGAGATTGGTTAATGAACGGGTGACGAAGTCTTTTGATGAACAAGAAATGCTGGATTATTATGAGCGAAACTCAGAAATGTTTCGTTTGCATGAAGCCATCTTGAAAGGGTTGTTTCTTAAAGTACCGGAGAATACGCCCAATCTTGGACAGTTGAAAAAATGGTATTGTTCTACAAATCCCGATGGAGTAGAAAAGATCGAGAAATATGCTTTGAAAAATGCGGTGATCTATGACTACTTTTATGACAAGTGGATACTGTTTGAAGAAATCGTCAATAATATTCCATACGAGTTTGGAGATGCTGAATCCTTTTTAAAGACACATCATAAGTTGGAATTTAATAAAAACGGATATTGGTATTTACTGAATATTACAGAATATCGTTTGCCGGGAGAAGAAATGCCTTATGATTTTGCTCGGGCTCAAATTCAGGAAATTTTGACAAATAGCAATCGGTTGAACTTTGATCGGGAGCTGGAAGAAAATCTGTATCGGGATGCCGAGAAGTCGGGTGATATAAAGTGGTTGTATAAAGGTGAGAAATCTATTGAAAAAGAGAGTATAAAATAA
- a CDS encoding peptidylprolyl isomerase: MCKVTDWLLFFFMAVSLPAFSDDNVIDEVVWIIGDEAIYKSEVEEQYRQMQYDGQRIDGDPYCVIPEQLAVQKLFLHQAKLDTITVPDATVFQQVEARINYLIANIGSKEKMEEYFKKPVTEIREELANVIRDQGTVQEVQRNLVKDVKTTPAEVRKFYNQLPADSIPYIPMQVEVQIITLNPKVPQQEIDNVKARLRDFSEQVNKGERDFSTLAVLYSEDRGSAMMGGEMGFVSKSNLVPEFANVAFNLNDPKKVSKIVETEYGYHIIQLIEKRGDRINVRHILLRPHVSEKDISDALVRLDSLRVDLIDKKISFDEITQYVSQDKDTRNNKGLMVNPQTGNSKFEMGQLPQDVAKVVADLKVGEISKPFVMTDERKNKEVVAIVKLKNRIDGHKANMSDDYQTLKAIVEEKKKTDILNEWLAKKQSETYIRIKEGWRNCEFKYDGWIKK, encoded by the coding sequence ATGTGTAAAGTTACTGATTGGCTTTTATTTTTCTTTATGGCGGTGTCTTTGCCGGCTTTTTCCGATGACAATGTTATCGATGAGGTTGTATGGATAATAGGAGATGAAGCTATTTATAAGTCTGAGGTTGAAGAGCAATATCGACAAATGCAATACGACGGACAACGTATTGATGGCGATCCTTATTGTGTAATACCCGAACAGCTTGCCGTGCAGAAACTTTTTCTGCATCAGGCGAAACTGGATACGATTACAGTTCCTGATGCTACTGTTTTTCAACAAGTAGAGGCTCGTATCAATTATCTGATCGCTAATATCGGGTCGAAGGAAAAAATGGAAGAATACTTTAAAAAGCCGGTAACCGAAATTCGTGAAGAGTTGGCGAATGTTATTCGTGATCAGGGAACCGTACAGGAAGTACAACGAAATTTGGTAAAAGATGTAAAAACCACACCGGCCGAGGTGCGTAAGTTTTATAATCAATTGCCGGCCGACAGTATTCCTTATATTCCCATGCAGGTAGAAGTCCAAATTATTACTTTGAATCCTAAGGTTCCGCAGCAGGAAATAGATAATGTGAAAGCTCGATTGCGTGATTTCAGCGAACAAGTAAATAAAGGCGAGCGGGATTTCTCTACTCTTGCGGTTCTTTATTCCGAAGATCGGGGATCTGCCATGATGGGGGGAGAAATGGGCTTCGTGAGCAAAAGCAATTTGGTGCCGGAGTTTGCCAATGTCGCGTTTAACTTGAATGACCCGAAGAAGGTTTCTAAAATTGTGGAGACCGAATATGGTTACCATATTATACAGTTGATAGAGAAGAGAGGCGACCGTATAAATGTTCGGCATATATTACTTCGTCCGCACGTTTCCGAGAAAGATATATCCGATGCTTTGGTTCGTCTCGATTCGTTGAGGGTAGATTTGATAGATAAGAAAATATCGTTCGATGAAATAACCCAATATGTTTCGCAAGACAAGGATACTCGCAATAACAAGGGACTTATGGTAAACCCTCAAACCGGAAATTCTAAGTTCGAAATGGGACAATTGCCCCAAGATGTGGCTAAGGTGGTTGCCGATTTGAAGGTGGGCGAAATTTCGAAACCGTTTGTCATGACCGACGAACGTAAAAATAAAGAGGTGGTTGCAATCGTAAAGCTGAAAAACAGAATAGATGGACATAAAGCCAATATGTCTGATGATTATCAAACCTTAAAAGCTATTGTAGAGGAAAAGAAGAAGACCGATATATTGAATGAGTGGTTGGCTAAGAAGCAGAGCGAGACATATATCCGCATAAAAGAAGGTTGGCGAAACTGCGAATTTAAGTATGACGGTTGGATAAAGAAATAA
- a CDS encoding OstA-like protein, producing the protein MGHQKRIRDEKRRHKILVGILCLLTLGMWAASGTPEKKLPKQDDPDKVYLVNSDELTFDKEQSADYRVLRGNVVFRKDSMYMYCDSAYFYEKDNSLDAFSNVRMEQGDTLFIYGDVLYYRGDEQIARLRNNVRMENRDVTLFTDSLNYEMIPNIGYYFDGGKLVDSQNELTSVYGQYSPDTKQSVFNFDVQLVNEKYTLYSDTLEYNTQTKIADIVGPSTIVSDSNIIYSSAGWYNTETDKSMLLDRSLVTSKGQSLTGDTIFYDRRSGFGEVFGNMVLNDSIRSVIMEGQYGFYNERTEYSFATDSARLLEFSRGDTLYLHADTLKSHLVLPDSTRLLQAYHGVRFFRIDAQGVCDSMEFTSVDSLLHMYKLPIIWNENYQITGDTIRIHMNDSTVDWALIPGSAFAAQHKDSVFYDQVSGKELKAWFEQGQLRQIDVNGNAQTIFYPQERDSTLTGLNKAESGFLRMYLKNQQMEKIIIWPQPQGSMTPLDLIKPEQLYLPAYKWYSDLRPVSPEDIFRKPEVKIEVVEEKKHRFNH; encoded by the coding sequence ATGGGGCATCAAAAAAGAATAAGAGATGAAAAGAGAAGGCATAAAATACTGGTTGGTATTTTATGCCTGCTTACTCTTGGTATGTGGGCGGCATCGGGCACTCCCGAAAAAAAACTTCCTAAACAGGACGATCCCGATAAAGTGTACTTGGTGAATAGTGACGAACTTACTTTCGATAAGGAGCAGAGTGCCGATTATCGAGTATTGAGGGGAAATGTTGTCTTTCGGAAAGATAGTATGTATATGTACTGCGACAGTGCATATTTTTATGAAAAAGACAACTCACTCGATGCATTTAGTAATGTTCGCATGGAGCAGGGCGATACTCTGTTTATTTATGGAGATGTGTTATATTATCGTGGAGATGAGCAGATAGCTCGACTGCGGAATAATGTGCGCATGGAAAACAGAGATGTAACTTTGTTTACCGATAGTTTGAATTATGAGATGATTCCGAATATCGGCTATTATTTCGATGGGGGCAAATTGGTTGATTCTCAGAATGAATTGACTTCTGTATATGGTCAATATTCCCCCGATACCAAACAGTCGGTCTTCAATTTCGATGTGCAGTTGGTGAATGAAAAATATACATTATATTCCGATACGCTCGAATATAATACGCAGACTAAGATTGCCGATATTGTGGGTCCTTCGACTATTGTGTCGGATAGTAATATCATTTATTCGTCGGCGGGTTGGTATAATACCGAAACTGATAAATCGATGCTTTTGGATCGTTCTTTGGTTACGTCGAAAGGACAGAGCCTTACGGGGGATACGATTTTTTACGATAGGAGATCGGGATTCGGCGAAGTGTTCGGTAATATGGTGCTCAACGACTCCATTCGTTCGGTGATTATGGAAGGACAATATGGTTTTTACAATGAAAGAACCGAGTATTCGTTTGCGACAGATTCGGCACGCTTGTTGGAGTTTTCGCGAGGCGATACGTTGTATTTGCATGCCGATACTCTTAAATCTCACTTGGTATTGCCCGATTCCACCCGTCTTTTGCAGGCCTATCATGGTGTGAGATTTTTTAGGATAGATGCGCAGGGAGTTTGTGATTCTATGGAGTTTACGTCGGTAGATTCGCTCCTTCACATGTATAAACTCCCTATCATTTGGAATGAAAATTATCAGATAACCGGAGATACGATTCGTATACACATGAATGACAGTACGGTCGATTGGGCCTTGATTCCCGGGTCTGCTTTTGCTGCACAGCATAAAGATTCTGTTTTTTATGATCAAGTTTCCGGTAAGGAGTTGAAAGCATGGTTTGAGCAAGGGCAGTTGCGTCAAATAGATGTAAATGGCAATGCTCAAACGATTTTCTATCCTCAGGAACGGGATTCGACATTGACAGGGCTGAATAAAGCCGAAAGCGGATTTTTGAGAATGTACTTGAAAAATCAGCAGATGGAGAAGATAATTATTTGGCCTCAACCGCAGGGAAGCATGACTCCGTTGGACTTGATAAAGCCCGAGCAGCTATATTTACCGGCCTATAAATGGTATAGTGATTTGAGGCCGGTAAGCCCCGAAGACATATTTCGAAAACCAGAAGTGAAAATAGAAGTTGTTGAAGAGAAAAAACATCGCTTCAATCATTAA